In the genome of Streptomyces collinus, one region contains:
- a CDS encoding FAD-dependent oxidoreductase, producing MAVLEARDRVGGRLLNHDLGDGQVPEIGRQFAGPTQDHILASAKKVGVTQARGRLRHTVLAGGGPFRHGPAAWRFAHPRDIGRHPARRWTGGVLMGCLGGREWRKWAHRPVDERREAVLRSFAQVVGERAFDTVDYVEQDWTAEQWTQGGPTSVAAPGRLPSTGRGWAGSRSRALGGVRVLPLMERPHGRRGPLRQWPT from the coding sequence GTGGCCGTTCTGGAGGCCCGCGACCGGGTTGGCGGGCGGCTGCTCAACCACGACCTGGGTGACGGTCAAGTGCCCGAGATCGGTAGGCAGTTCGCCGGCCCTACCCAGGACCACATCCTGGCGTCGGCAAAGAAGGTCGGCGTGACTCAAGCGCGTGGCCGTCTACGACACACCGTTCTGGCGGGCGGAGGGCCTTTCCGGCACGGGCCTGCTGCGTGGCGGTTCGCCCATCCGCGAGACATTGGACGACACCCCGCCCGACGGTGGACCGGGGGCGTGCTCATGGGTTGCCTCGGCGGCAGGGAATGGCGCAAGTGGGCGCACCGCCCGGTGGACGAGCGCCGCGAAGCGGTGCTGCGCTCCTTCGCCCAGGTCGTCGGCGAGCGTGCCTTCGACACCGTCGACTACGTCGAGCAGGACTGGACCGCCGAGCAATGGACCCAGGGCGGCCCGACGTCCGTCGCCGCCCCGGGGCGCTTACCGAGTACGGGGAGGGGATGGGCCGGAAGTCGGTCGCGTGCACTGGGCGGGGTCCGAGTCCTCCCCCTGATGGAACGGCCTCATGGACGGCGCGGTCCGCTCCGGCAATGGCCAACCTGA